Proteins from a single region of Argopecten irradians isolate NY chromosome 7, Ai_NY, whole genome shotgun sequence:
- the LOC138327653 gene encoding uncharacterized protein isoform X1, with product MIVLLVIFTSLLQAAVGPAVRDEERYFCPTPVAPDHASIIGTDYEMGSYIIVQCDPGYYLTGMMKIYCVALPNPFKKMAGWDNVVGHNPVCHPTSTVAPPSVDNRSDRNFPLRKNRSPDFLEDMGEPKSFKDDFAEIFEVEPKKETTFEMETKMMYATELRDRKKGKINDFEIKPLKYKSHKFHLKEGGEVCTLEPLTGPCRSRKRRYFYNIQTEECEEFIYGGCRGNGNNFLSKEECEESCAK from the exons ATGAGGAACGTTACTTTTGTCCCACACCCGTGGCGCCTGACCACGCTTCCATCATAGGGACGGATTACGAGATGGGATCATACATAATAGTGCAATGCGACCCCGGGTATTACCTGACGGGGATGATGAAGATCTACTGTGTGGCTTTACCAAACCCATTTAAGAAAATGGCAGGCTGGGATAATGTTGTTGGTCATAACCCAGTGTGTCATC CAACATCAACTGTTGCTCCACCGTCAGTTGACAACCGAAGCGACAGAAATTTCCCTCTCCGAAAGAACCGCTCCCCAGATTTCTTAGAGGACATGGGTGAACCCAAGAGCTTCAAAG ATGATTTTGCCGAGATCTTTGAGGTGGAACCAAAAAAGGAGACAACATTTGAAATGGAAACAAAAATGATGTACGCTACCGAACTGAGAGATCGCAAGAAAGGCAAAATTAACGACTTCGAAATCAAACCACTTAAGTACAAATCACACAAATTTCATCTGAAGGAAGGGGGAGAAGTGTGTACATTGGAACCATTAACAGGACCGTGCAGATCGAGAAAGCGCAGATATTTTTACAACATCCAAACGGAAGAGTGTGAGGAATTCATATATGGAGGCTGCCGAGGAAACGGAAACAacttcttatcaaaggaagagTGTGAGGAATCATGCGCGAAGTAG